The Pristis pectinata isolate sPriPec2 chromosome 9, sPriPec2.1.pri, whole genome shotgun sequence genomic interval CTGCAGCCCCGACTATCAGGGCCGGAACGCAGCGACCGATCAGGATGAGGGCGAGGAGACGGCCAGCGATCGAGGCAGCACCACCTCATCCTTTGACGAGGTCCTAACCTTCTACAAGGACGCCTCAAAGTACGACAGCCAGATCTTCGGCAACTGCCGGAGGCGACTGTGGTTAATGTTGGAAAACCCTGGTTACAACATCGTAAGCAGGATTTACAGTGTGCTGTCCATAATTATGGTTTTGGGGTCCATTGCCACCATGTGTCTAAACAGTATGGCTGAGTTCCAGCTGGTGGATCAACAGGGGAACAACAGGGACGATCCGCGGTTTGAGATCGCGGAGCACTTCTGCATAGCCTGGTTCACCTTCGAGCTTCTGGCCAGGTTGTTTGTCTCGCCCAGCCTGCTGCACTTCTTCAGGCACCCACTGAATCTCATTGACCTGATGTCCATCTTCCCCTTTTACTTGACGCTGCTGGTGAACCTGGCCGTCGAGAGCAGCCCTGCCCTGCCTAACCTCGGCCGGATGGTGCAGGTCCTCAGGCTGATGAGGATCTTCCGCATCCTGAAGCTGGCCCGCCATTCCACGGGCCTGAGGTCACTGGGAGCCACCCTGAagcacagctacagggaggtgggGCTGCTCCTTCTCTACCTGTCGGTCGGAGTGTCTGTCTTCTCCGTGGTGGCCTACACCATCGAGAAGGAGGAAAACTCGGGGCTGACCACTATCCCCTCCTGCTGGTGGTGGGCCACAGTCAGTATGACCACAGTGGGATATGGCGACGTGGTCCCCATCAGCATTGGGGGTAAATTAACAGCCTCTGCCTGCATTCTGGCTGGGATCTTGGTGGTGGTGCTCCCAATCACACTCATCTTCAACAAGTTCTCCCACTTCTACCGGCGCCAGAAGAACCTGGAAAATGCCATGAGGAGCTGCGAGTTCGACGAGGGTCTGACTGAGTTACCCTTGCTTAACCTTCGCGACTACTACGCAGACAGAATGAAGTCACTGATGGTCAGCCTGAACAACATGAGCAGAGCTACCTCCACCGAGCACAGTATGAATGACTCAGTGCACTGAATGCTGTCTGAACAATATAGCTCGTAATCACAACCCCTTGTGGATCTAAAACAAAAGCATCCACCGACCAAATTGTTTCAAGCCCAGCTaacttacacagtgaacagtTTTCACATCATTCACCACACAAGCTAATAAAAGCCTCCATCTATACTGCAGTTTTAGCGCAGTAAACATTCCCAAGATGATTCCGATGAAAATTGCCTCTGAGCCATACAAGGAGcaggagggatttttttttaggaaCACCTTAAaggagtagagagagagagagagagagagagagagagagagagagagagagggaatgaggTTGAGGAGGAAATTTCAGAGCCCAGGGCccaggtagctgaaggcatggctgccagtggTGAATGCAAGAAACCCACAGATGAGCCTGTGTTGCAAAGACCTCGGGAGACAGGAGGAGgttacgttccaatgagacaatGGATGTTTTGAACACAAGGGAGAGAATTTTAAATACTGGTCTTTTCTGGAACAGCAACCAATGGTTCAACCTTATTCTTAAACTGATACTAACTTGCACTGGAACTATTAATTACTAGTCTATTTACTTTTGAAATCATGTTTTCATTATATTGTATTTAAATGCATAAAGTTACAGGAGATCAAATCACATGAGGCTGGAGAAACCATTGCCCAGAGACTGATAGAATGTATAATTAGGAACATATTAAAACATAATTCATTGTAAGATAAAAAACATTTTATGTGCACTAAAGTGGTAATAATTAGAACTGTCCAGTCTATAAATTACACAGTTACAATTGTGCAAGTTCCAAGTTCCTACGTGGCTTATCCATGTTAAAAGTCTGGCAAAAACCCTCCCTAGAATGGAAAATGACCAAGTATAAATCATGCAGATTTTCCTACCGGAGCCACAACACTGAAAGGGGACCTCACCCAACATTTCATTGGTCTCAAAACATGATTTGATGCTTTGAGAAACAAAAGAATGAAGTTTACGTGCAGAGAGAAGGTTGCAACTGTACACGTTATACAGAATCACGAGGTTACAGTatggaaggaggacattcagcccatttaatCCATGCCAGCTCAATGCAGGAGCAATCTAACCAATCCCACTTCCcagaatagatagggtagatagtcaggatcttttGGCCATGGTCGGGGTATCTCCCCAtcaccctgcaaattctttccatacaactcccttttgaacactacaattgaatctgcctgcacattattgcactggagaaagtccagaggaggttcaccaggacgttgcctggattggaggtcctTAGTTACCGagagagatcagataggctgggcttgttttccctggagcgatggaggctgaggggtgacctgatagaggtgtatatatgagtggcatagaaagggtggatagtcagaatctttttcctatagtaggggtatcaaaaaccagTGGGCATGAGTTTCAGTTGAGAGGAAAGAGATGTTAAGGAGATCTTTTTGACACCGAGAGAGGTTGGTTTCTGTAATatgctgacagaggaggtggtgaagtcaaATTtaggaggcattcagacaggtactaaaataggcaaggcgtagaaggatgttgtcctaatgcgggcaaatgggagtgTAGATGGccaaaaatgttggcatggacatgatgggccaaagggcctgtttctatgactatACCACccagacagtgtattccagaccctaacctTGCTGTCTCATCTTTGATTCTTTCACCATTCAGACATAAATACATCTTTTTGAATGGCAGCAATTCGTTCCTGTTGAACgggtagcacggtagtgtagcggttagcgtaacgctattacagcgctagcgacctgggttcaattcctgctgctctctgtaaggagtttgtacgttctccccatgtctgcgtgggtttcctccgggtgctccggtttcctcccacatcccaaagacgtacaggttaggaagttatgggcatgctacgttggcgctggaagcatggcgacactagcaggctgtccccagcacattcttagcaatgcaaaaagacatacttcactgtgtgtttcaatgtacatgtgactaataaataaatatctatctatctatatctatctagaAGAGAATTGATAAGATCAGGTTCCTGGCACTGAGGCCAACAGGTCCACTCAGTAGGCAGCACCATGAGAACGGTTGGTTGTACACACTGAACCAAGCTCAGGAGATCTGCGCCCACGACCCTTCTCCACGATCCATCAGTTGGGAGCCAGCTCTGCCTGATCCTGACTCCCACACCTCCCTTTCCCTGCCATTGATCGTGAGTGCAGTTCATCTTCCCTCTGGGGGAAGTCACATTGCAATAGTGGGCTGCTCTTCCTGAGTGAAGGACGTCTCACTCTCTTTACGTGTTATTTACTTTCTTTTATCTCTCCACATTTTTACCCGCTTTTGATTTTAAATGTTCCTCTTACCTGTCACAGAAATGGAAAAGCTGCAGAACCATGACAGAAGGCCAGTGGGTGTGGGACCATTGCAACGCATCTCACAGGGTCagcaaagacttgatgggccaaagggtcccaCTAATGCTGTAATTCTGTGCTCCTCTTCCAGTCCCCATTGTTCACATCAAGTATTTTGGATGATGGGAATCTGAGAtacaacagagaacatagaacagaacagagaACACAGCTTTCACGTTCTTAAAAAGATTGCAGCATACTGAAATACTACTGCCGCAGTGCTAATTATGGATAAGTATTAGTTTTTTAAATGGTTTGACTTTAAAATTGGTTTTAACTATGAcctaacatagaacacagaacaggaacaggcctttcggcccatgatgtctatgctgaacGTGATGCCGAGTTAAAATCtgatgcacatgatccatatccctccattcgctgcatattcatgtgtctgtctaagattagatttctttattagtcaaatgtacatcggaacacacagtgaaatgcatcttttgcatagagtgttctggggacagcccgcaagtgtcgccacgcttccggcgccaacatagcatgcccacagctcctaacctgtacgtctttggaatgtgggaggaaaccggagcacccggaggaaacccacgcaaacacggagagaacgtacaaactccttacaggcagcggccggaattgaacccaggtcgctggcgctgtaataacgttacgctaaccgctacactactgcgcctgcctaacagcctcttaaacaccactatcgtatctgcttgcaccaccacccctggcagcccgttccagggacccaccactgtctgtgtaaaaaacttacacatctcctttaaactacccccccccccccctcctttcacCTACTGTGTTCTCTAGTagctgacatttctaccctggagggaGAACAGAGTGGTCAAGTTACTGGACTAATTTCCTGAGAGATGGACCATTaaacctggagacacaagttcaaatccccccACAGgagctggggaaattaaatttaaatgatttattGAAAGACAAATATACATACATACAAAagtggggtggcacggtagcgtagcggttagcgtaacactattacagcaccagcgattggggttcaattcccgccgctgtctgtatggagcttgaACGTTCtgctcgtgtctgcatgggtttcctccaagtgctccagtttcctcccacattccaaagacgcacaggttcacaagatcacaagacaagggagcagaagcaggccattcggcccattgagtctgctccaaggaaagggaaatagaagtgagaaatggggaatgggggaagaaaaaaaaaactattctaatcccaatttctggccttatccccatatcccttgatttcctgactatttagatatctatcgatctcctccttgaacgcccccactgatctggcctccactgctgtacgtggcaaggagttccacaaattcaccaccctctggctaaagaaatttttcctcatctctgttttgaaactgtaccctctaattctaagattgtgccctctagtcctggactcacccaccaagggaaacagcctagccacatctactctgtcctttcctatcaatattttaaatgtcgctatgaggtcccctctcattcttctgtactccagtgagtacagtccaagagccgacaaacgatcCTCAtaggtaagccctttcattcctggaatcatccttgtaaatctcctctgaaccctctccaacgtcagcacatccttcctaagatgtggggcctaaaactgcgcacaatattccaaatgaggcttcactagtgccccgtagagcctcatcaactctcccttacttttatacactatacctctcgaaatgaatgccaacatagcattcgctttctttaccaccgatccgacctggtggttatcctttaaggtatcctgcacgagtacccccaagtccctttgtacttccgtactttgaattttctctccttccagataataatctgcccgcttatttctgcttccaaagtatacaacagcacatttctctacattgaatctcatctgccatttccttgcccattctcctaaactgtctaggtccctctgcaaccttcctatctcctcaatactccccactcctccccctatcttggtgtcatccgcaaacttagccacgaaaccatttattccatcatccaaatcgttaatgtacaaggtaaaaaggagcggccccaacaccgacccctgcggcacaccactagtaaccggtaaccaaccagaatgagatccttttatttccactctttgcttcctgtcaaccagccaatgctccacccattctgtcatcctacccgtaattccatgacctctcatcttattaatcagtctcttgtgaggcaccttatcaaaggccttttgaaagtctaaatacacaacatctaccgcctctcccttatccaccctacttgtgatttcttcaaaaaactccaataggttggtcaggcaggatcttcccttcacaaaaccatgttggctaggacctatcttgccttgcgcctctaggtattacgtaaccccatccttgaggatagattccaataactttcccaccactgacgtcagactaataggtctgtaatttcctttatgctgcctcccacctttcttatacaacagaactacatttgtgaccctccagtcctccagaaccacgccggaatctattgatttctggaaaattatcgccaatgcctccgctatctctaaagccacctccttcagaacccagggatgcacctcatccagtccgggagacttatcagtctttagcccatttagttttcctagcaccttctccctagtaatcttaactgaactcaattccatttcgtgagactcctgactaaccggcacattgctgatgtcctccacggtgaagaccgatgcaaaatattcattcaattcctctgccatctctctatcgtccattataatagctcctgcaccattatcaattggtcctatatcaacccgtgtctctcttttacaccttatgtatttaaaaaaactcttagtatcctttcgaatgttatccgccaacttcctttcataattcatcttttctttcctaatgaccttcttagtttctctctgcaggtttttgaaagcttcccagtcttctgttttcccattaatttttgcttctttgtacaccgccccttttgcttttattttagccttcacctctcttgttatccacatttgtgccttttttccattcaaaaccttttttcttggaatatatttatcctgcaatttccttatttcctgtagaaattccttccatttctcctctgccgtccctccagccagcttactcttccaatcaattagggccaactcctctctcataccattgttagtcagttaacgtgggtgtaattgggcggcgcgggctcgttgggccggaagggcctgttaccgtgctgtataaataaagttttaatgttttacaaaagtgtcaaggagcaggagcaggccactcggcccttcaagcctgttccaccattcaatatgatgatggatgatctgattgtaacttcagccCCAACTACCCAGAGGAACCCTTCACCCACCACTTATCTCCatcattaaaaaatattgaaacactctgcttccaccagcctttgaggGAAGATACTTCCAGAGAGTCACAAGCCTCTGAGAGAAAGCATTTAGCCTCATCTATGTCTGAAAGAGATGACTCCTAGTTGTTAACCAGAGATCCCCAGTGTTAGACTCCCTCTCAGGAGGAAACaccttctccacatccatcctgtcaagatccctcagtatcTGTAAGCATAGCATCAATTATGGTAAGTAGGAAACCGCCAGATAGTTGTTAAAACCCATTTAGCTCACCAATGTCCATCAAGAAAGCAGTTGCTACCTTTACTTGGTCTGGCCTGTTTGTGACAACAGACCcacaagtcaatgaccagctcttttgttttgctgacattgttgttttgacaccatgtcactaggctctctacctccttcctgtgctctgtcttgtcattgtttgagatccggcccactacagtggtatcgcctgtaaacttgtagatggagttagagcagaatctggcca includes:
- the LOC127574472 gene encoding potassium voltage-gated channel subfamily S member 2-like; translation: MATPLRDAPLIEDEGELSINVGGLKKKLSHRTLARFPETRLGRLLRCCSAESILELCDDYDEEEKEFYFDRNPALFPLVLNFYHTGRLRTTGKACIFMQEIEYWGIEEFFIDPPCCSPDYQGRNAATDQDEGEETASDRGSTTSSFDEVLTFYKDASKYDSQIFGNCRRRLWLMLENPGYNIVSRIYSVLSIIMVLGSIATMCLNSMAEFQLVDQQGNNRDDPRFEIAEHFCIAWFTFELLARLFVSPSLLHFFRHPLNLIDLMSIFPFYLTLLVNLAVESSPALPNLGRMVQVLRLMRIFRILKLARHSTGLRSLGATLKHSYREVGLLLLYLSVGVSVFSVVAYTIEKEENSGLTTIPSCWWWATVSMTTVGYGDVVPISIGGKLTASACILAGILVVVLPITLIFNKFSHFYRRQKNLENAMRSCEFDEGLTELPLLNLRDYYADRMKSLMVSLNNMSRATSTEHSMNDSVH